A single region of the Pseudomonas granadensis genome encodes:
- a CDS encoding formimidoylglutamate deiminase → MSAFFAERALLPNGWANNVRLEVSADGLLTQIQADSSADGAERLSGPLLPGMPNLHSHAFQRAMAGLAEVAGNPNDSFWTWRDLMYRLVGKISPDQLGVIARQLYIEMLKAGYTSVAEFHYVHHDSNGQPYADPAELALRISQAASVSGIGLTLLPVLYSHSGFGGQTPNDGQRRFINSTENYLNLQSRLQSMLAQQKAQSLGLCFHSLRAVTPQQISEVLAASDKQCPVHIHIAEQQKEVDDCLSWSGRRPLQWLYENVEVDQRWCLVHATHANPEEVALMARSRAIAGLCLTTEANLGDGIFPAVDFLAQGGRIGIGSDSHVSLSVVEELRWLEYGQRLRDQRRNRLYGADQPMVGRTLYDAALDGGAQALGQPIGVLEIGKRADWIVLDGNDPYLATASGDGILNRWLFAGGDRQVRDVMVNGQWVVRGGRHAGEEDSARAFTQVLRDLLG, encoded by the coding sequence ATGTCCGCCTTCTTTGCCGAACGCGCACTGCTGCCTAATGGATGGGCCAATAATGTACGTCTTGAGGTCAGCGCCGATGGCTTGTTGACCCAAATCCAGGCCGATTCCAGCGCAGACGGCGCCGAACGGTTGAGCGGCCCGTTGCTGCCGGGCATGCCGAACCTGCATTCCCATGCCTTCCAACGGGCGATGGCCGGGCTGGCCGAAGTGGCCGGCAATCCCAACGACAGTTTCTGGACGTGGCGCGATCTGATGTACCGGCTCGTCGGAAAGATCAGCCCGGATCAGCTCGGCGTCATCGCCCGTCAGCTGTACATCGAAATGCTCAAGGCCGGTTACACCTCGGTCGCCGAATTCCACTATGTGCATCACGACAGTAACGGCCAGCCATATGCTGACCCGGCCGAACTGGCCTTGCGCATCAGCCAGGCGGCCAGTGTCAGCGGCATTGGTCTGACCCTGCTGCCGGTGCTCTACAGCCATTCAGGTTTTGGCGGCCAAACGCCGAATGACGGCCAGCGCCGCTTCATCAACAGCACCGAAAACTACCTGAATCTGCAATCGCGCCTTCAGTCAATGCTGGCGCAGCAAAAGGCGCAATCGCTGGGGTTGTGCTTCCACTCGCTGCGCGCGGTGACGCCGCAACAGATCAGCGAGGTACTCGCCGCCAGCGACAAACAATGCCCGGTGCACATCCACATCGCTGAGCAACAAAAAGAAGTCGACGATTGCCTGAGCTGGAGCGGTCGCCGGCCGCTGCAATGGCTGTATGAAAATGTCGAGGTCGACCAGCGCTGGTGCCTGGTCCACGCCACCCATGCCAACCCGGAAGAAGTCGCGCTGATGGCCAGGAGTCGCGCCATCGCCGGATTGTGCCTGACCACCGAAGCGAATCTGGGCGACGGGATTTTCCCGGCGGTGGATTTCCTCGCTCAGGGCGGGCGCATCGGCATCGGCTCGGACAGCCATGTATCGCTCAGCGTGGTGGAAGAATTGCGCTGGCTGGAATACGGCCAGCGTCTGCGTGACCAGCGCCGTAATCGCTTGTATGGCGCGGATCAGCCGATGGTCGGGCGCACGTTGTATGACGCTGCGCTGGACGGCGGAGCGCAGGCGTTGGGGCAGCCGATTGGTGTGCTGGAAATCGGCAAGCGGGCCGACTGGATTGTGCTCGATGGCAACGATCCCTACTTGGCGACGGCGAGCGGTGACGGGATTTTGAATCGCTGGTTGTTCGCCGGTGGCGATCGGCAGGTGCGAGATGTGATGGTGAATGGCCAATGGGTGGTGCGAGGCGGCAGGCATGCCGGGGAAGAAGACAGCGCCCGAGCCTTTACCCAAGTCCTGCGCGACCTTCTTGGCTGA
- a CDS encoding methyl-accepting chemotaxis protein produces MYNSDQQATRTNSVAAAINQLGAAAQEIAQNAALASQHSSDARGLAVEGQQVVDKTIHAMQQLSAKISDSCGNIETLNSNTVNIGQILEVITSISQQTNLLALNAAIEAARAGEAGRGFAVVADEVRNLAHRTQDSAQQVQKMIEELQVGARQAVSIMTESQRESESSVGIANQAGERLDSVTQRIGEIDGMNQSVATATEEQTAVVESINVDISEINTLNQEGVENLQATLRACSDLEQQAARLKQLVGSFRI; encoded by the coding sequence ATGTACAACTCCGATCAGCAAGCCACCCGCACCAACAGCGTTGCCGCCGCGATCAACCAGCTCGGCGCCGCCGCCCAGGAAATCGCCCAGAACGCGGCCCTCGCCTCGCAGCACTCCAGCGATGCGCGCGGCCTCGCCGTCGAAGGTCAGCAAGTGGTGGATAAAACCATCCACGCCATGCAGCAGCTGTCGGCGAAGATCAGCGATTCCTGCGGCAACATCGAAACGCTTAACAGCAACACGGTGAACATCGGCCAGATTCTTGAAGTGATCACCAGTATTTCCCAGCAAACCAACCTGCTCGCCCTCAACGCGGCAATCGAAGCGGCGCGCGCCGGTGAAGCCGGTCGCGGTTTCGCCGTGGTTGCTGATGAAGTGCGCAACCTCGCCCACCGCACCCAGGATTCGGCGCAGCAAGTGCAGAAGATGATCGAGGAACTGCAAGTCGGCGCGCGTCAGGCGGTCAGCATCATGACCGAGAGCCAACGCGAGAGCGAAAGCAGCGTCGGCATCGCCAACCAGGCCGGCGAACGTTTGGACAGCGTGACCCAGCGTATCGGCGAGATTGACGGCATGAACCAGTCGGTCGCCACCGCGACTGAAGAGCAAACGGCAGTGGTGGAGTCGATCAATGTGGATATTAGTGAGATCAACACGCTGAATCAGGAAGGTGTGGAAAACCTGCAGGCGACATTGCGCGCGTGCTCGGATCTGGAGCAGCAGGCGGCGCGGTTGAAGCAGTTGGTCGGTAGCTTCCGGATTTAA
- the hutU gene encoding urocanate hydratase yields MTDNKPTKVRNVEIRASRGNKLTAKSWLTEAPLRMLMNNLDPEVAENPKELVVYGGIGRAARNWECYDKIVESLTNLNDDETLLVQSGKPVGVFKTHSNAPRVLIANSNLVPHWASWEHFNELDAKGLAMYGQMTAGSWIYIGSQGIVQGTYETFVEAGRQHYNADLKGRWVLTAGLGGMGGAQPLAATLAGACSLNIECQQVSIDFRLKSRYVDEQAKDLDDALARIDKYTKEGKAISIALLGNAAEILPELVKRGVRPDMVTDQTSAHDPLNGYLPAGWSWDEYRARAKTEPAAVIKAAKQSMAVHVKAMLEFQKQGIPTFDYGNNIRQMAQEEGVENAFDFPGFVPAYIRPLFCRGIGPFRWAALSGDPQDIYKTDAKVKELIPDDAHLHNWLDMARERISFQGLPARICWVGLGLRAKLGLAFNEMVRSGELSAPIVIGRDHLDSGSVASPNRETESMQDGSDAVSDWPLLNALLNTASGATWVSLHHGGGVGMGFSQHSGMVIVCDGTDEAAERIARVLHNDPATGVMRHADAGYQIAIDCANEQGLNLPMITGK; encoded by the coding sequence GTGACTGACAATAAGCCTACTAAGGTTCGTAACGTCGAAATCCGTGCATCGCGCGGCAACAAGCTGACCGCCAAGAGCTGGCTGACCGAAGCGCCACTGCGCATGCTGATGAACAACCTCGACCCGGAAGTCGCCGAGAACCCGAAAGAGCTGGTGGTCTACGGTGGTATCGGTCGTGCTGCGCGCAACTGGGAGTGCTACGACAAGATCGTCGAGAGCCTGACCAACCTGAATGACGACGAAACCCTGCTGGTGCAATCGGGCAAGCCGGTCGGCGTGTTCAAGACCCACAGCAACGCCCCGCGCGTACTGATCGCCAACTCCAACCTGGTGCCGCACTGGGCGAGCTGGGAACACTTCAACGAACTCGACGCCAAAGGCCTGGCCATGTACGGCCAGATGACCGCCGGCAGCTGGATCTACATCGGCAGCCAGGGCATCGTGCAGGGCACCTACGAAACCTTCGTCGAAGCCGGTCGTCAGCACTACAACGCTGACCTCAAAGGTCGCTGGGTGCTGACCGCAGGCCTCGGTGGCATGGGCGGCGCGCAGCCTTTGGCCGCGACACTGGCCGGTGCTTGCTCGCTGAACATCGAATGCCAACAAGTCAGCATCGATTTCCGCCTGAAAAGCCGTTACGTCGACGAGCAGGCCAAAGACCTCGACGACGCGCTGGCGCGTATCGACAAATACACCAAAGAAGGCAAAGCGATCTCCATCGCTCTGTTGGGTAACGCCGCAGAAATCCTCCCCGAACTGGTCAAGCGCGGCGTGCGCCCGGACATGGTCACCGACCAGACCAGCGCCCACGATCCGCTCAACGGTTACCTGCCGGCCGGCTGGAGCTGGGACGAGTATCGCGCGCGTGCCAAGACCGAACCGGCCGCGGTGATCAAAGCCGCCAAGCAGTCGATGGCCGTGCACGTCAAAGCCATGCTGGAATTCCAGAAACAGGGCATCCCGACTTTCGACTACGGCAACAACATCCGTCAGATGGCCCAGGAAGAAGGCGTCGAAAACGCATTTGATTTCCCGGGCTTCGTGCCGGCCTATATCCGTCCGCTGTTCTGCCGTGGCATCGGCCCGTTCCGTTGGGCTGCCTTGTCGGGTGATCCGCAGGACATCTACAAAACCGACGCCAAGGTCAAAGAGCTGATCCCCGACGACGCGCACCTGCACAACTGGCTGGACATGGCTCGCGAGCGCATCAGCTTCCAGGGTCTGCCGGCACGGATCTGCTGGGTCGGTCTGGGTCTGCGCGCCAAACTCGGTCTGGCGTTCAACGAAATGGTCCGCAGCGGCGAGCTGTCGGCGCCGATCGTGATCGGTCGTGACCACCTCGACTCCGGCTCGGTCGCCAGCCCGAACCGCGAAACCGAATCGATGCAGGACGGTTCCGACGCCGTGTCTGACTGGCCACTGCTCAACGCACTGCTCAATACCGCCAGCGGCGCGACCTGGGTTTCGCTGCACCACGGTGGTGGCGTCGGCATGGGTTTCTCGCAGCACTCGGGCATGGTGATTGTCTGCGACGGCACGGACGAAGCGGCCGAACGCATCGCTCGTGTCCTGCACAACGACCCGGCGACCGGCGTCATGCGTCACGCCGATGCCGGTTACCAGATCGCTATCGATTGCGCCAACGAGCAGGGGCTGAACCTGCCGATGATCACCGGAAAGTAA
- a CDS encoding lipocalin family protein: MKRLLLVLFAGLVLAGCATSGVDSLAPKTVNSVNLKRYQGTWYELARLPMYFQRNCAQSEAHYTLKPDGNVAVLNRCLTPDWQWEEAKGTAYPQVPGKTDKLWVEFDNWFSRLLPGVAKGEYWVLYVSDDYKTAIVGDPSRKYMWLLSRTPTVNGVVREDLLSKARQQGYDTTRLIWRATDRQMAKTSN, translated from the coding sequence ATGAAGCGGTTATTGTTAGTTCTTTTTGCTGGCCTGGTTTTGGCTGGCTGCGCCACTTCCGGCGTCGACTCGTTGGCACCGAAGACCGTCAACAGCGTCAATCTCAAGCGTTATCAAGGCACCTGGTACGAGTTGGCGCGTCTGCCGATGTACTTCCAGCGCAACTGCGCGCAATCCGAAGCGCATTACACCCTCAAGCCTGACGGCAACGTCGCGGTGCTCAACCGCTGCCTGACCCCGGACTGGCAATGGGAAGAGGCCAAGGGCACGGCTTATCCGCAAGTGCCGGGCAAGACCGACAAGCTGTGGGTCGAGTTCGACAACTGGTTCTCGCGCCTGCTGCCGGGCGTGGCCAAAGGTGAATACTGGGTGTTGTACGTCAGTGACGACTACAAGACCGCCATCGTCGGCGACCCGAGTCGCAAGTACATGTGGCTGCTGTCGCGTACACCGACCGTCAACGGAGTGGTGCGCGAGGACTTGCTGAGCAAGGCGCGTCAGCAAGGGTATGACACCACGCGGCTGATCTGGCGGGCGACGGATCGGCAGATGGCCAAGACTTCGAACTGA
- a CDS encoding type II toxin-antitoxin system Phd/YefM family antitoxin: MKLSSQIKPISYLKSHTADIVKSITESREPLVITQNGEAKLVVMDVKSFEEQEDTMALLKLLAMGNREIEEGRFSEAEDVFAELDRADHQ; the protein is encoded by the coding sequence ATGAAGCTTTCATCGCAAATCAAACCGATCAGTTACCTGAAAAGCCACACGGCCGACATCGTCAAATCCATTACTGAAAGCCGCGAACCGCTGGTAATCACTCAAAACGGTGAAGCCAAGCTAGTGGTTATGGATGTGAAAAGCTTTGAAGAGCAAGAAGACACAATGGCGTTGCTGAAACTGTTGGCGATGGGTAATCGGGAGATCGAAGAAGGCAGGTTCAGTGAGGCTGAAGACGTCTTTGCCGAACTGGACAGGGCCGATCATCAATGA
- a CDS encoding type II toxin-antitoxin system RelE/ParE family toxin — MSLKIVILQSAQADLKELRTYLVRQFSTQIWQSTYADLKTAILGLADQPYSGSIPVEIEKLNLGQYRQIISGMNRVIYEVREATVFIHIVVDTRKSLPALLMKRLLRGNP; from the coding sequence ATGAGTTTAAAGATCGTTATTCTTCAGTCCGCACAAGCAGATCTCAAAGAGCTTCGCACCTACCTCGTCAGGCAGTTCTCAACACAAATTTGGCAAAGCACTTATGCCGATCTCAAAACCGCAATTCTTGGTCTCGCCGATCAGCCTTACTCAGGATCGATTCCTGTAGAAATCGAGAAACTCAATCTTGGCCAGTATCGGCAGATTATCTCTGGCATGAACCGCGTGATTTACGAAGTGCGGGAAGCCACAGTGTTCATTCATATCGTTGTCGATACGCGAAAAAGCTTACCGGCGCTTTTGATGAAACGACTTCTAAGAGGCAATCCCTGA
- a CDS encoding lipoprotein has protein sequence MSLRSLALLSFCVLLAACSKVNQENYSKLSAGMAKAEVETLLGKPTDCSGALGMSSCTWGDKNSFISVQYAGDKVLMFSGQGLK, from the coding sequence ATGTCGCTGCGATCTCTCGCCCTTCTGTCCTTTTGCGTGCTGCTGGCCGCATGCAGCAAGGTCAATCAGGAAAACTACTCGAAGCTCTCGGCCGGCATGGCCAAGGCCGAAGTCGAGACCCTGCTGGGCAAACCGACTGACTGCTCGGGTGCGCTCGGCATGTCCAGTTGCACCTGGGGCGACAAGAACAGCTTTATCAGCGTGCAGTACGCCGGTGACAAAGTGCTGATGTTTTCCGGCCAAGGCCTGAAGTAA
- a CDS encoding HutD/Ves family protein, protein MSYEMKVLRAAGYPRMPWKNGGGSTEEISRDAGAGLDGFGWRLSIADIAESGGFSTFAGYQRVITVLQGNGMTLCVDGEDSRPLLPLDPFAFRGESQVSCTLLGGAIRDFNLIYAPQRYSARLQWLNGEQRFFSSASTVLVFSVSDALQVQIGDDASQLARHDCLQLDGNAGLIELSINAACCVIELTAH, encoded by the coding sequence ATGAGTTACGAAATGAAGGTTCTGCGCGCTGCAGGCTATCCGCGCATGCCATGGAAAAACGGCGGCGGCAGCACTGAAGAAATCAGCCGTGACGCCGGCGCCGGTCTCGACGGTTTCGGCTGGCGCCTGTCGATTGCAGACATTGCCGAGTCCGGCGGTTTTTCGACGTTCGCTGGTTATCAGCGGGTCATCACCGTGTTGCAGGGTAACGGCATGACCCTGTGCGTCGATGGCGAAGACAGCCGGCCGCTGTTGCCGCTCGACCCGTTCGCTTTTCGTGGCGAAAGTCAGGTGTCATGCACGCTGCTGGGCGGCGCGATTCGCGATTTCAACCTGATCTATGCGCCGCAGCGTTACAGCGCGCGGTTGCAGTGGCTGAACGGTGAGCAGCGGTTTTTCAGCTCGGCATCGACGGTGCTGGTATTCAGCGTTAGCGACGCGCTTCAAGTGCAGATCGGCGACGACGCTTCGCAGTTGGCGCGACATGATTGTCTGCAACTGGACGGTAACGCTGGCCTGATCGAACTCTCGATAAATGCAGCGTGCTGTGTGATCGAACTGACTGCTCACTGA
- a CDS encoding class 1 fructose-bisphosphatase has translation MSRVTLSRYLIEQTRSNNTPADLRFLIEVVARACKEISHAVSKGALGGVLGSMGTENVQGEVQKKLDVLSNEILLEANEWGGHLAGMASEEMDNAYQIPGKYPKGAYLLVFDPLDGSSNIDINAPVGTIFSVLRCPNEYLSQNEPLNEKAFLQPGTQQVAAGYAIYGPQTMLVLTLGDGVKGFTLDREMGSFVLTHEDITIPETTQEFAINMSNQRHWEAPVQRYVGELLAGEEGPLKKNYNMRWVAAMVADVHRILTRGGLFMYPRDSREPSKPGKLRLMYEANPMSFLVEQAGGASTDGHQRILDIQPEGLHQRVAVFLGSKEEVARATAYHKE, from the coding sequence GATTGAGCAGACCCGCAGCAACAACACTCCTGCCGATCTGCGCTTTTTGATCGAAGTGGTGGCGCGTGCCTGCAAGGAAATCAGCCACGCCGTGTCCAAAGGCGCCCTCGGTGGTGTTCTGGGCAGCATGGGCACTGAAAACGTCCAGGGCGAAGTGCAGAAGAAGCTCGACGTGCTGTCGAACGAGATCCTGCTCGAAGCCAACGAATGGGGCGGTCACCTGGCTGGCATGGCATCCGAAGAAATGGACAATGCCTACCAGATTCCAGGTAAATACCCGAAAGGCGCCTACCTGCTGGTATTCGACCCACTGGACGGTTCGTCGAACATCGACATCAACGCTCCGGTCGGCACCATTTTTTCGGTACTGCGTTGCCCGAACGAATACCTCAGCCAGAACGAGCCGCTGAACGAAAAGGCCTTTCTGCAACCTGGCACTCAACAAGTGGCCGCCGGTTACGCGATCTACGGTCCGCAGACCATGCTGGTGCTGACCCTGGGCGACGGCGTCAAAGGTTTCACCCTCGACCGCGAAATGGGCAGCTTCGTACTGACCCACGAAGACATCACCATTCCTGAAACCACTCAGGAATTCGCCATCAACATGTCCAACCAGCGTCACTGGGAAGCCCCGGTACAGCGCTACGTCGGCGAGTTGCTGGCCGGTGAAGAAGGTCCGCTGAAAAAGAACTACAACATGCGTTGGGTCGCAGCGATGGTTGCTGACGTGCACCGCATCCTCACCCGTGGCGGTCTGTTCATGTACCCGCGCGACAGCCGTGAGCCGTCCAAGCCGGGTAAGCTGCGCCTGATGTACGAAGCCAACCCGATGTCGTTCCTCGTCGAACAAGCTGGCGGCGCCTCCACTGACGGCCACCAGCGCATCCTCGACATTCAGCCTGAAGGGCTGCACCAGCGTGTAGCGGTGTTCCTCGGCTCGAAAGAAGAAGTCGCGCGCGCCACGGCTTACCACAAGGAATAA
- the hutC gene encoding histidine utilization repressor, with product MGDSPAPLYARVKQMITQQIDSGNWPPHYRVPSESELVSQLGFSRMTINRALREMTADGLLVRMQGVGTFVAEPKSQSALFEVHNIADEIASRGHRHTCQVITLEEEAAGSERALALDMREGQKVFHSLIVHYENDIPVQIEDRFVNALVAPEYLKQDFTLQTPYAYLNQVAPLTEGEHVVEAILAEPSECKLLQIEKGEPCLLIRRRTWSGRQPVTAARLIHPGSRHRLEGRFHK from the coding sequence ATGGGCGACAGTCCGGCGCCCTTGTACGCCCGCGTCAAACAGATGATCACCCAGCAGATCGACAGCGGTAACTGGCCGCCGCATTACCGCGTGCCGTCCGAGAGCGAACTGGTCAGCCAACTGGGTTTCAGCCGCATGACCATCAACCGCGCCTTGCGCGAGATGACCGCCGACGGCCTGCTGGTGCGCATGCAGGGTGTCGGCACGTTCGTCGCCGAACCGAAGAGCCAGTCGGCGCTGTTCGAAGTGCACAACATCGCCGACGAAATCGCCTCCCGTGGCCATCGCCACACCTGCCAGGTCATCACCCTCGAGGAAGAGGCTGCCGGTTCCGAGCGCGCGCTGGCGCTGGACATGCGCGAAGGGCAGAAGGTGTTCCACTCGCTGATCGTGCATTATGAAAACGACATTCCAGTGCAAATCGAAGACCGCTTCGTCAACGCGTTGGTCGCCCCGGAATACCTCAAGCAGGACTTCACCCTGCAAACCCCTTACGCCTACCTCAATCAGGTGGCTCCGCTGACCGAGGGCGAGCACGTGGTCGAGGCGATTCTCGCTGAGCCATCTGAGTGCAAGTTGCTGCAGATCGAAAAGGGTGAGCCGTGCCTGCTGATTCGTCGTCGCACGTGGTCGGGCCGTCAGCCGGTGACCGCAGCGCGCCTGATTCACCCCGGCTCCCGTCATCGTCTGGAAGGACGCTTTCATAAATGA
- a CDS encoding purine-cytosine permease family protein — MAVNTDRAGNKPLIERRSIDYIPEAERHGRLFSQFTLWMGANLQITAIVTGALAVVLGGDVFWSLIGLLIGQLLGGGVMALHAAQGPKLGLPQMISSRVQFGVYGAAIPIVLVCLMYLGFTATGTVLSGQALGQLFGVSDSVGILIFASVIVLVTVLGYRVIHFIGRVASIIGVIAFIFLFWRLMSQTDVGALLQIRHFSWSSFLLAMSLAASWQIAFGPYVADYSRYLPSNTSAVKTFFAAGAGSVIGAQVAMIFGVFAAASANGQFAGHEVAYIVGLGGTGATAALLYFSIAFGKVTISTLNSYGSFMCIATIISGFKGHLTVTRMQRLVFVLVIVGAATLIALLGQHSFLGAFKSFILFLLAFFTPWSAINLVDYYCITRERYDVPALADPKGRYGRWNLLGISVYVFGVLVQLPFISTKFYTGPLVAALGDVDISWIIGLVLPAAVYYVCAKKWHSAVPDQLILPVAQSSEVQPETSGAGRAAAQA, encoded by the coding sequence ATGGCTGTCAACACCGATCGTGCAGGCAACAAACCGTTGATCGAGAGGCGTTCGATCGACTACATCCCGGAAGCGGAAAGACACGGTCGTCTGTTCAGCCAGTTCACCCTGTGGATGGGCGCCAATCTGCAGATCACTGCGATTGTCACCGGGGCCTTGGCCGTGGTGCTGGGCGGTGATGTGTTCTGGTCGTTGATCGGCTTGCTGATCGGCCAATTGCTCGGCGGTGGCGTGATGGCACTGCATGCTGCGCAAGGGCCGAAACTGGGCCTGCCGCAAATGATCTCCAGCCGCGTGCAGTTCGGCGTTTATGGCGCGGCAATTCCGATCGTGCTGGTGTGCCTGATGTACCTGGGTTTCACCGCGACCGGCACCGTGCTGTCCGGGCAAGCGCTGGGGCAGCTGTTTGGTGTCAGTGACAGCGTCGGTATTCTGATTTTTGCCAGCGTCATCGTGCTGGTGACGGTGCTCGGTTATCGAGTGATTCACTTCATTGGCCGGGTCGCCAGCATCATCGGCGTGATTGCTTTCATCTTTCTGTTCTGGCGGTTGATGAGCCAGACCGACGTCGGCGCGCTCCTGCAAATCCGTCACTTCAGCTGGAGCAGCTTCCTGCTGGCAATGTCGCTGGCGGCGTCCTGGCAGATCGCGTTCGGCCCGTATGTCGCAGACTATTCGCGCTACTTGCCGAGCAACACCTCGGCGGTGAAAACCTTTTTCGCCGCCGGTGCCGGTTCGGTGATCGGTGCGCAGGTGGCGATGATCTTCGGCGTGTTCGCGGCGGCTTCGGCCAACGGCCAGTTCGCCGGGCATGAAGTGGCGTATATCGTCGGTCTGGGCGGCACCGGTGCCACTGCGGCGTTGCTGTACTTCAGCATCGCCTTCGGCAAGGTGACCATCTCCACGCTCAACTCCTACGGCAGCTTCATGTGCATCGCGACGATCATCAGTGGTTTCAAAGGCCACCTGACCGTTACGCGCATGCAGCGCCTGGTGTTTGTGCTGGTCATCGTCGGCGCAGCCACGCTGATTGCGCTGCTCGGTCAGCACTCGTTCCTCGGTGCGTTCAAGTCGTTCATCCTGTTTCTGCTCGCCTTCTTCACCCCGTGGAGCGCGATCAATCTGGTCGATTACTACTGCATCACCCGTGAGCGCTACGATGTGCCAGCGCTCGCCGATCCGAAGGGACGCTACGGTCGCTGGAACCTGTTGGGGATCAGCGTCTACGTGTTCGGTGTGCTGGTGCAACTGCCGTTCATTTCGACCAAGTTCTACACCGGTCCGCTGGTGGCCGCCCTCGGTGACGTGGATATCTCCTGGATCATCGGTCTGGTGCTGCCTGCCGCCGTCTACTACGTGTGCGCAAAAAAATGGCACAGCGCTGTGCCCGATCAGCTGATTCTGCCAGTCGCGCAGAGCAGCGAAGTACAACCCGAAACAAGCGGGGCCGGTCGCGCTGCGGCGCAGGCCTGA
- a CDS encoding ABC transporter substrate-binding protein, with amino-acid sequence MKSNKTLLTTLLSMGLLASAGATQAAGWCESGKPVKFAGLNWESGMLLTDVLQVVLEKGYDCKTDSLPGNSITMENALSSNDIQVFAEEWVGRSEVWNKAEKAGKVVGVGAPIVGAIEGWYVPRYVIEGDAKRKLEPKAPDLKNIADLGKYAAVFKDAEEPSKGRFYNCPAGWTCELDNSEMLKSYGLENSYTNFRPGTGPALDAAVLSSYKRGEPILFYYWSPTPLMGQIDAVKLEEKAGVDKSVSIKVGLSKTFHDEAPELVAVLEKVNLPIDLLNQNLGRMAKERIESPKLAKIFLKEHPEVWHAWVSADAARKIDAAL; translated from the coding sequence ATGAAATCGAACAAGACCCTGCTGACCACATTGCTGTCCATGGGCCTGTTGGCCAGTGCCGGTGCGACCCAAGCCGCCGGCTGGTGCGAATCGGGCAAACCGGTGAAATTCGCCGGGCTGAACTGGGAAAGCGGCATGCTCCTGACCGACGTGCTGCAAGTGGTGCTCGAGAAAGGCTACGACTGCAAGACCGACAGCCTGCCGGGCAATTCCATCACCATGGAAAACGCCTTGAGCAGCAATGACATTCAAGTGTTTGCCGAAGAATGGGTCGGCCGCAGCGAGGTCTGGAACAAGGCCGAGAAGGCCGGCAAGGTGGTCGGTGTCGGCGCGCCGATCGTCGGTGCAATCGAAGGCTGGTACGTGCCGCGCTACGTCATCGAGGGTGATGCCAAGCGCAAACTCGAACCAAAAGCCCCAGACCTGAAAAACATCGCTGACCTGGGCAAATACGCCGCCGTGTTCAAGGACGCCGAAGAGCCGTCCAAGGGCCGTTTCTACAACTGCCCGGCCGGCTGGACCTGCGAGCTGGATAACAGCGAAATGCTGAAAAGCTACGGCCTGGAAAACAGCTACACCAACTTCCGTCCGGGCACTGGCCCTGCGCTTGATGCGGCGGTGCTGTCGAGCTACAAGCGTGGCGAGCCGATCCTGTTCTACTACTGGTCGCCTACCCCGCTGATGGGCCAGATCGACGCGGTCAAACTCGAAGAGAAAGCCGGCGTCGACAAGAGCGTGAGCATCAAGGTCGGCCTGTCGAAAACCTTCCACGATGAAGCCCCGGAGCTGGTCGCCGTGCTGGAAAAGGTCAACCTGCCGATCGACCTGCTGAACCAGAATCTGGGACGCATGGCCAAGGAACGTATCGAGTCGCCGAAACTGGCGAAAATCTTCCTCAAGGAACATCCTGAAGTCTGGCATGCGTGGGTCAGTGCAGACGCAGCCAGGAAAATCGACGCGGCGCTGTAG
- a CDS encoding DUF924 family protein: protein MTAPWQPLLDWWFGHAESPDAVAADKGKLWFGKRASQDLEAQTRFGVFVDQALAGELTEWTQCPEGWLAVVLLLDQLPRMIHRNTPKAYSGDLRAQKFVAQGIAADFDRQLKPIQRVFIYLVFEHCENLAVQNEAVSRFIELVAEQPEDERAVFADNLDYAERHRKVIARFGRFPHRNAVLGRESTAEELVFLGQPGSRF, encoded by the coding sequence ATGACCGCGCCCTGGCAGCCGTTGCTTGACTGGTGGTTCGGACACGCCGAATCACCCGACGCAGTAGCGGCTGACAAGGGCAAGTTGTGGTTCGGCAAGCGAGCCAGCCAGGACCTCGAAGCGCAGACGCGTTTCGGGGTCTTTGTCGATCAGGCCCTGGCCGGCGAATTGACCGAGTGGACGCAATGTCCCGAAGGTTGGCTGGCGGTTGTGCTTTTACTCGATCAACTGCCGCGCATGATCCATCGCAACACCCCCAAAGCCTACTCCGGTGATTTACGCGCGCAGAAATTCGTCGCCCAAGGCATTGCGGCGGATTTTGATCGGCAGCTGAAACCGATCCAGCGTGTGTTCATTTATCTGGTATTCGAACACTGCGAAAACCTCGCGGTGCAGAACGAGGCAGTGTCCCGATTTATCGAACTGGTGGCGGAACAGCCGGAGGATGAGCGGGCGGTGTTCGCCGATAATCTGGATTACGCCGAGCGGCATCGCAAGGTGATCGCCCGGTTTGGCCGGTTTCCGCATCGCAATGCGGTGTTGGGGCGGGAGTCTACGGCGGAGGAATTGGTGTTTCTTGGTCAACCCGGTTCTCGGTTTTGA